In Daucus carota subsp. sativus chromosome 4, DH1 v3.0, whole genome shotgun sequence, one DNA window encodes the following:
- the LOC135152267 gene encoding protein MAIN-LIKE 1-like: MTNDDCGPVDDSVLYGQANHISTTIWNRELREKLTIRQSTSNLGQWRLNDYQVHLLQQWGFGKFVNPKSVMQNDVCLITAVVERWRPETNTFHFTFGEMTVTLEDVYMLMGLPVVGEPIKVDDEIPGKKTWFLRWHDPALTDEERKSALDRGGVKLNFLREKYGTCPSSTDRDMMVIYMRAYVLYLCGAILFPTKSNNAVHPRLILYLEDSNKIYGYAWGAAVLAYLYRNLKEASRKDVKSISGCTTVLMLWSRERLRPGQPLIAAHTRMIWPRALAWAVALVSAGRSKYYNIHHNIDAYRGMFDNFYLEWLRWRPYERFYRRDDEHFERALIAGIARVPLHYFEDVEYQLPERVPRQFNMPFCILPYPPTNMRDLRTARGMSELCLHEMPPVFHDSILPTFVRGYDEFMLETFGPTYERPDFKNVPPKRKARRTMESTSQPFESEYFKEYEAYQ; encoded by the exons aTGACGAATGATGATTGTGGCCCAGTCGATGATTCTGTGCTCTATGGCCAAGCTAATCACATAAGCACAACAATCTGGAACAGGGAGTTAAGAGAAAAGCTGACAATCCGTCAGAGTACATCTAATCTCGGCCAATGGAGATTAAATGATTATCAAGTCCACCTATTGCAGCAATGGGGATTTGGGAAGTTTGTAAACCCAAAGTCGGTTATGCAGAACGATGTTTGCTTGATCACAGCTGTAGTGGAGCGCTGGAGGCCCGAGACCAACACCTTTCACTTCACTTTCGGGGAGATGACTGTGACCCTTGAAGATGTATACATGTTGATGGGTCTACCAGTGGTTGGAGAGCCAATTAAAGTCGATGATGAAATTCCGGGTAAGAAGACATGGTTTCTAAGATGGCACGATCCAGCACTTACAGACGAAGAAAGGAAATCGGCCTTGGACCGTGGTGGTGTGAAGTTGAATTTTTTGAGAGAGAAATATGGTACTTGCCCTTCGAGTACAGATCGAGATATGATGGTGATATACATGCGGGCATATGTTCTCTACTTGTGTGGGGCAATATTGTTTCCTACCAAGTCCAACAATGCCGTCCACCCTCGATTGATCCTATATCTAGAGGATTCGAACAAAATTTATGGATATGCTTGGGGGGCTGCAGTTCTTGCATATCTATATAGGAATTTGAAAGAGGCAAGTAGAAAGGATGTCAAGTCCATATCTGGTTGTACAACAGTTTTAATGCTATGGTCTCGTGAGAGGTTGCGCCCGggacaacctttgatagcagcACATACGAGGATGATATGGCCTAGGGCATTAGCATGGGCGGTTGCTTTGGTCTCTGCAGGAAGGTCAAAGTACTACAACATTCATCACAACATCGATGCATACAGAGGGATGTTCGATAATTTCTATTTGGAATGGTTGCGTTGGAGGCCATATGAACGTTTCTATCGGAGGGATGATGAACATTTCGAAAGAGCTCTAATTGCCGGCATTGCCCGTGTACCACTCCATTATTTTGAGGATGTAGAGTACCAACTCCCCGAAAGGGTTCCAAGGCAATTTAATATGCCGTTTTGTATACTGCCATATCCCCCTACAAACATGAGAGATTTGAG GACTGCCCGAGGTATGAGCGAGCTTTGTCTGCATGAGATGCCCCCGGTTTTCCATGATTCCATATTACCTACATTTGTGAGGGGTTATGATGAGTTCATGCTAGAGACGTTTGGTCCGACCTATGAGAGGCCCGACTTCAAGAATGTGCCGCCTAAAAGGAAGGCAAGAAGGACCATGGAGTCAACGAGTCAACCGTTTGAGAGTGAATACTTTAAAGAGTACGAAGCCTATCAATAA